The Plasmodium yoelii strain 17X genome assembly, chromosome: 8 DNA window AGAAAGgaattgaagaaaaaaaaacatgaaagAGGTTATAAACTCAactgatgaaaaaaaataaaatgcaaataattataaattcatctaatcaaaaaaaacagaCTAAAAAATCAATAAATTCCGTTTATGTGGAAAAATCTCCATAGTTAAATATGTACCAACTTATGCAGGCCTATTCTgtatcatttattaatttatttttttttaattttttttgtttataaagaAATCACAATTCTTtagaattataaatttaattaatgtcttatattttttgttaaataacCAAAGCTCAGGTGTTTATGATTCTGACTTtaaaattcaatataaatattaaaaataacaaataagTAAATtcgtttattattattataggtAAATAAACTCATAAGTatcatcaaaaaatatatatgtgtaatattataatataaatatatgtattttaatAATCTATATAAAACGATGTTGTTTAATCAATTCATTTGATTtccattataatatttctctaaaattataagaataaaataattaataatataatgaatgaataaaaaaaatatattttataaaataatttattattgaaaaaattcataataatatttttaaaaaatataaacagtGACCCTCTACGTCTCTATCATACAttgcaaaatataattgttttttatgcatattcagtaaaaaaaatataaaagtggATATTTCCTATATTAAAAGTTGtgttatgaaataaaaaatcaatgacatataataatgcattataaagatatcaattttatattattgttaaagATCAATTCGGAatatgtggttttatattataaaaaactgAATCAATGGAGAAAAGGTTAAAGGATCATTTAATGttaaatttcattttattatttcatatgaacgcatattatattataattatttaatgaacCATCTTTAATAACAAACAGCATTGTTttatcatagaattaataaagtatataatttttaataaattatttgaatgtatatgcattaataactataacaatagATTATATAAggtaaaaatgaacaattcagaacatttaacgaatatttatataaatttaaatattaaaagagcagatatatattatctttttcttcttaaagggtaatataacaacctaattaaacatatttttctattatactttaaaatttgcatcaatatttatttatatgttatatatttaatatttactatgtattattttaaaaaaaatctacatataaaaacatatttaagcttataaatacggatTCAGcgctaattgtcgttttaacagtggaaaaatatgcaaagtgtattataaaattactcaataaagaatatttctaaatttaagtatataggaataaaaataaagttatagaaatcattaaaatgaattatgaatttatatacattcattaaaaacaatataaatttatataatttgcatagagaTATAAGTAacataacttaatttgaaaattctataattttagaaaaaactatattatatattataagaaacaagtatataaaaatttaatttatcttattaaatgactatttatatacttttaaggattatagtaataatagatttattaatttttacatatttacaGGCTCatggatataaatatatttgttaaagcaTGAGAaacaaatttgtatttttctatattgagACAAATATAAGTGGATGTATTTTAAACTCATTCAAATTTccttaaattattataataaaattataatggatattattattaatcaTAAATTTAAGtataaattatgttataaatattactaaaatGTATTAGATATCTCCAATTTAAGGCAGTTTAGctaattttcataaatatatataaacttacTATGATGTtactattgtattattactttacattaattttaaattaacattaaaaataaaatgtgatTAACTACAGATAATTGTTATATAGAGAATCCAATTTTACGTCCCTATTTTGATGcagtatatattaaattaatatgatgtacttaatttatagttcaaaaataattttccaaTATGTTGACTAGTAAAATGGTACATACAATTTcttgaataaaaatgtttgttATTACacaattttgatattttattatctataaattaataataagtTCATTTTAAtagatatttttatatgattttttaaaatggttTCTTAGTGTGATCAGTTTGATACTATGTGGAGGGTTTTTCCCGATGAATTGAAGAATTCTGGAGAATATGATTTTAAAGGTGGATCACTCAATAGCTACTTCcctaataaaaaatatggaaatgATATCGATAAGAttaatgctggatgtttatggttatttaaacaattttatGGAAGTCCATATAATTTTTCGAGTAATGCAAATGGAAATATGAATATTGTTACATACATTATGACATGGATAAGTTATAAGTTAAATCAAAAACCGCAAGACGGAATCACCAAATTTAACGATTTTTATAGTAGACACATAAAAACTGTcgatgaatataataattctatagAGGATTCTACGGAATATACAAGTTATATTGACcttatgaataaaaaacaaaaattgatggatattgatattagtgatatgtctaaattttataatttatttaaaatctTATGCAATGTGATTAATAATGCTGGTAAGAAAGACGTTAGCAAAACATATTTAGAATATGCTGATGAATTTGTTACTGAATATCAAAAActcattaataataataatactgaTACTGAAAACAGTTCATACAGTCAAttattgtctacattatcaaatgattataatgggtttggaaaaaacaaaattggTAATACATCAATAAATCTTCCTTCTCTACCAACAGAAAAAACAGATGAAAATGTTGGTATATCAGATTCTAAAGAAACAATAACTGTCTCCTCGAGTGAAATGCCGGAATCAGGTTCTAAAATTGAAATATTAGATTCTAATTCAacatcatcaagttcatcgatattaaataaattaattttaattccaattatatttgttgcaacattaattttattaggaattgcatataaggtaaataataagtcaattaaaaatatattcacaCTGAGtaatttatgaatataaataaattatatattttttttaatttttatattagtattcattatttggatttcggaaacgatctcaaaaacaatatttaagagagaagctaaaaaaataaagaagaaaatggatcattaatatatgattcgaagaatAATtactatttcaggaatagtaataattattgatatatgataagaaactgtctattggggaataaacaatttttggtcataatttttgcataatttttataaagttattatgttgtggaacccatattgggGATGGGGTTAAATATTAtgtctttatttaattttgtatagtttgaacactaattaaatatatgtaccatcccgtatgtttaatcacgaaATGAAGTTCAAAATATGTACCCCCCAAAGGAATAttgccattaatatgaaaaggcccacataacattttttcataagttataatatattaaattgagtgttcatgtcaatttaatatgattaaaataaaatgtctatattgtatatattaataaagatattgattatatattaattcgtATTATTCAACATCataattgtctattatataaaatttgttaatctGCGGTTATATCGAATATTTCATAACGcaatgtttctttatttgatgaaaattttatttagtaaaacttattatttgtatcatatttgttttaatttaaattatattacgccaactgaactgtaataatagcattatatatgaggttgggtattattataataaaattcattttgaatattcatcTACATTATATTATACCTTCGCGTTAATGGAaacttttttattgttaattaaatatatcgtCAATATACAATAGGtagtcataaaatatcgatcgaggtTCAACAACACAACAATACCTATAAAAGatgttttatgcatctaacatttttagtaatacataaaaattacattatagatataggcatactatccttttaactttcgatatatataatataattttatgctaaagttttaaattcaaataataaaaatcgttctatatatattaatttatttactataaaggtataatatttgattaattactattaatttttaaattttatattttgaagtatatacaaattggaaatatatatttaaaatagttaaaaaataagatataagtatataataaagtttaatgttatagtttgttataatatttgtaaataatttgatagatataatatcgttattatcatatacctatacatataaactaataactaatattgaaatattattttattgtggaaacttcatataattaaatattaattttatcgaaaagacaataatacattatatatttgttaattattaaatttggaaattgtagttttatattctaaaaatatgaattaatgAAGAAAGGGTTAAATACTTAATTAATgttaaatatcattttattattcaatattaacgcatattatattgtcgctgttttaccatagaattaataatatatagaatttttaataaattatttgaatgatatacattaactataacattagaatatataagataaaattatgtataatatttatataaatatatatattaaagggtaatatatcttatctctctcctattaaagggtaaaataataacctaatcaaacatagttttctattgtactttaaaattagcataaatacttatttatgtattaatatttaatatttgcTAAGTATggttttaaaaacaatatgaacttaaagacttatttaaggttacaaatacgggttcagtgctaattgtcgttCTAAACCGTGGAAATTAtgtgtaaaatatattataaaattatccaataaaatatacatctaaattgaagtatattggaataaacataaatttatttaacgcattaaaattattttttaatttatctacattcattaaaaacaatataaatttatgtattttgCATAGGAAATGGAACAATTCAACTTATTTTGTAAGTGttattttagaaaagactgtattatatattataagaaacaagtatataagtatttagtctatcttattaaataattatttatataatttaaggattgtaataataataactttcttaaatttatatatttatgcattatttaagttttatgaCATTGTTtgtgttctatattaaatcatatgtatatattttttaaattcattataaaagtatattaatttttataataaagttataccaaatgttagtaagaatagtattttttgtataaaatgcatcatatatacatatggcaAAGTGTGTAagcaaccctctatttaagatAGTTTAGCTAAATggcataaaataagtataatattttagtaatactaatgtattattattttatatgaaattaaaattaagaataatatgtcTAACGAAAGATAACTGCTATGTAAAGATCTTGAGTAAATATACCATATATTctatgcaatatatataaacaacaTCACCCCGCATAATCTCCAAATTATAAcagaatttcattataatgaattctAAAgtggtatatattttttttttatatcatttgtATGTTGCAttcctataaattatattaattttaattttagtaacatttatattaatacattcttttgtttaatttgcaaaatatattcgtagtgtaaattaattaatgagattgataattattttgttgATGATCCGAACAACCCAgaagaatataattttatgaataaattaaatactTTTTTCCCTGATAGTAACTGTAGTagtgatgaagaaaatattatctatggttttatattgttaCTAAATATGTTTGGTGAGGAAGATATAGATGGTGATAAAATTGTTGAATAcgctattttatggttaagttataaactaaatcaaaaaacaCATAATGGAACCACCAAATTATACGATTTTTATATCAAAGATATAGAAACAAATAATTGTTATAAGGAGAATATAGCTGCTGATAGTGATAGTGATAGTGATAGTAAGATTAACAAGAATgttatatgtaaaaaaataaaatcgatgGATAtcgatattaaagatatatctaatttttatgatgcatttaaatcattatgtaacatgtataGTGAAATTAGTGTAGAAGACTACGAATTCAATAAATGTTTAGAAAATGCTAGAGAATtgtttgaaaaatatgaaaaacttaaaaatgctttagatattaataaaggaaGTTCTTATTATAAACTATTGTCtagtttatcaaatgattataaaaattttgaacaattatataatatggcATGTGATAATTCATCACCACTTGTAGCTTGTCCACGAAGTTCAGTAACAAGAAATATACTAATTACaattgcaattatatttgttgcagcatcaattttattgggagtttcttataaggtaaataataaggaaattaaaaattattttcattatatatgcaaattttaacaaataaatcgtacacttcttaacattttatattagtattcgttatttggatttcggaaacgatctcaaaaacaccatttaagagaaaagctaaaaaaataaagaagaaactgatcattaatatattattcgaagAGTAGTGATAATcccaggaatagtaataatgattaatatattttaataaactgtctatttcgaagcaatttttgcataatttttataaagtttttatgttgtggtacccatattcgggttagggctaagtattacattgcatttaattttttataacttaaatactaatttaatatatgtatcatcccgtatgtttaatcacatataaagtctaaatatgcaaccaaaaagtGGATATAACCATTAATGTGGAATGGGttacataacatattttataagttataatatatataattgaatgttaatatatatttaatatgattaaagtaaaataactatattacatatattaattcatattatgatatatcgtaattatttattatataaagtttgttaatcata harbors:
- a CDS encoding PIR protein — its product is MNSKVCKLINEIDNYFVDDPNNPEEYNFMNKLNTFFPDSNCSSDEENIIYGFILLLNMFGEEDIDGDKIVEYAILWLSYKLNQKTHNGTTKLYDFYIKDIETNNCYKENIAADSDSDSDSKINKNVICKKIKSMDIDIKDISNFYDAFKSLCNMYSEISVEDYEFNKCLENARELFEKYEKLKNALDINKGSSYYKLLSSLSNDYKNFEQLYNMACDNSSPLVACPRSSVTRNILITIAIIFVAASILLGVSYKYSLFGFRKRSQKHHLREKLKK